The genomic segment TGTCTTTATTACGAATTTAAGATTGTATTTATCATGAATTTAAGATTTTGATGTAATTCATCCGTGAGAATGTTTTTAACATGTATCTTTTTGTATCGTTTAAAACTTGGACATCaagaaagcaaaagaaaattaactaaaagtatttaaaataaattaagttaaattgagAAAAGTACGAGTGAGTGTTTTGTAGAAATCTTCAACCCAATAaccaaaagaaacaattaatagaataaaaaaggaaataaaatgaaaagtgaaaataaatagCTAAAAGAAGTTAATAgttgaaataaaatatgtaaaaaaataagattaaaaatgaGCATCCTTGTGAAAGATTTGGTAATTGGTTTGAAAGTTGCTTACGACTTTGGGTGATGAAGTATTCGCATTTACTTGGTTGTGAAGGAAGTGGGATTGATATTTAGCTAACTTTTGACAAAGCATTTGCCTATTTTAACATTTTCTGTGTTCTTGGGCTGTCATGTTATTGTTGTCCCTACAACCCAACTATCTATAATCTTCAAAGAAAAATTActcacaaaatataattttcaaagaCGAATTAGTCGCAATATATATCAGTGTTATTCAAACCTCTTTCTCAATCAATCCATCTTGCTTCTTATCCCCGTTTTCCAACTTCAacttaaaacttttaatttctcCCCATTTTGTCTTATTCAACAGCTGAGTTTACCAGAATCAACTAATACCATTTCCAATTTATTCAATTTGCTGCAAAAATATTGCACTTTTGTTGAAACACCAACTGTTATcatatttgtgtttattttcatatacaagtcaaaatattaaaaatattttaatattaaaaataaaaatactaatttaatataattaagttaaaatataaaaatttaaaataattatatatatatatatatatatatatatatatctttttattcGATAACCTACTtttaaattgtgttttaatttaaaatgtttatccTTGAATATATGTTCTTGCTGTCGTGTGAttctaaaaaataagaaacaaaataaaaagtaatatttttcaaagatGTAAATGGAATAAAATAACCTTAATTTGAATGAAGATTTGGTCAAAGATGTAACAACccaaaaatagataatttttatatgttgagTTTATATACTACCTATTAGATACAGAAGACATACATAACAAATTCATAATGTATAGCTACAGTTAAtgtcaagtttttttttttttaaattaaatctttACGTAATTTAGGGTCAAAATTAAAAGATAGGACTATACAATTATAAAAGGAATTATACAAGATTTATGTACATTCgactaaaaattcaaaaataccGCTAGATAAAAGAGAATTCTTCTATAATTTGTTCTCAGTTTTACTTGTAAACTCACCACTTTACACGATCATTATTATAAATGAGAGACATGAAGTAACACCAATAATAGAAAGagtaaattaatgataattttaaatctacacatttttcaaatttctatAATAGtgtaattgtatttaattaaacaaacatatattttttctagaaaaagtaaattaatgataattttaaatacacattttttttatctttttttttatttctttatggaatttttattccttctcgcctatactttttattttaaaaatatttttttagcttGTCCTTTCATTTCTTATAcgtttttaatcttttttcaaAAACCATTCCTAGTAACTAGAACGTAGAAAAACACGATTAATTTTTCTAtctatttaaaactaatttgaataagttttttgtttttgattaaaatatattttcgctaaattctttaattttttactataaatattttacagTTTTACTAGCTTATCAATTGAAGAGtagtttgattttgtttttattgttgtgCAAATATTTCATCATGTCTCCCAAagtctttatgttttttttaacttctattgttatttatctataaatattgcAATTAATTGTTAGGTAAGTAAAATTGTTTGGaatctaattttaaatcaatgagATGTTGTTGATGAATTGTTGGTATTATGTTTTGAAGAGTTTTAGTTAAATTAGTTGTGATTATGATTTCATTAGTTTGAAACATGACTTTTGGTTTTGGATAATCGATTTGAGTTATACTTGTTTATATACTAATCAAATTGCGCATTACACATTTTAAACATGTTGGAATGTATGAAATAGTTGCTTTTAGAATTGAGATTAATGTTCGGTAATTATGCATAATTTTGCATAATTTATTCCGTCGATTAAATTTTTCTCAGAGAATTGTGAATTATAATTTGTCCACCAAATATCTATTAATCTATAGTTGataagatgatttttttaatcaaattttcttAACAAATATATGCTCTGTTATCAATGGTATGTTTGAGTTTAAGGtctatgtatattttatttatttttcttataaaaattgttaaagttatttatttttattcatcaataaGTATTCAGATAATTTTTAAAggttttttcttgtaattttttattttaattttcataaatattttttatttatttaccgTTCTCTTAAACAACAAATCtctgtatattatttttaagaattaaatatttttttcgtcattaaattttgatataaaattaaaatttatttttatttaaaattttgatatattttactttacaaactttaaattaaataaacatatcaTATAGTtcgtattaaaaaaaattatatgtttaaccactttaaaatattttggaatTCTCACTTcgataaaaactataaaatgtatttaacatataaaatatttttaacataattagattaaaaaatttatattcattcaaattttattttttaaaactaaaatatattaaaattgttaaataaattttactttaataccaaaattcagaaattaataacatatttaactttttaaattttttaaaattcaataacattagaaatatattacttttaaaattcatagtattagaaatatattattttaaaaggtcATAAAAGATGtaggttatttttattataaaagaatagcCTGAAAAGTCGTTTAATAAGAAGATAATAATAGACCCTAAGAAGCCCTGACTTAGGTGGAGCCTTTTTGCTCTAATTTTGTGAGTGTAGAAATTGTGGCgtcaaaattaatgaaaaagaagagagagtgaGTGTCTAATCAAATTCTTTGTACCAGCATTTGGCAAATCTAAACTTAGACTCCAATCCAACCCTTTCACACATCCATCACTCCTAAAACATCTTTTTCACCGCTAATAGCAAGAaatgataaacaaaatataggtctatttgtatattttttctattatatatctattttacctatttattaaaagatacGTGAGAAATCCGTGAATACGAGTATCCGtggaaaataattattactcGTGAATATTTATTACTTGCCAGTAATAGATAGTGCGTATTTTAATATTCGCTTCTAAATAAGTTAGATATAGATATTAAACTATCTGTCATAAATATCTGctatccaaaaaaaaataataaaaaaataatttcttttataaattaaatttaattaaaaataaattttaatttatatttaatatattttatattatatatatatatatatatatatatatatttgtaattttatttaaaaaataaagaaaatatattttttaaattttttataaattttctagattttaaaatatctgtaaatatttttcaagtgaATAACCGTACAGCAGACAGATTGTatgtctaattttttttttgaatcgAGTTGCGCATCAGATTATCTGTGTGTCCAACccattgtttaaaaatatttttttacgaGACGTAgcagtttcaaatattttattaattaacttaaaaaagtTGCTAATGTAGAAGTgacaaataacttttatttaagttctaattttttatttttaatctttaaatttgccCGAAACAACTTTATCAAAAAAAATATCTCACAACTTTTAGGTAAGTATTAATTGGACAAACCGAAATATACACACATGCTTGATTTTGTCAATTCAattacttttacatttttttatttaacttttgttCAGTAGACATTttcatatgaaataaaatagttttacgTATTAAATTGATGTTGTGAACTAAATATATCTCTTATATGAATTTCAGGCATCCAGATATAATTATTCACgtacttaaaatatttcaaaatattggaattccattttatttttggatttaaaaaaaacaaacattatAACAAACATCTAGAAGGTTgaatatattttacaataaaaagtCATCTGGacagaaaaaatcaaaaacaaaaaactgtagaaattaaataaaggacggtaaattcaatattaaaatcttattttttttcctgtGAGTGTGAATGAGAAAAAGGTTTTGAACGATGGTTGCTAGTTGTGGAAAGAGAGATTACCCGAGAAAGAGGAAAGTGAAGATAAGacttaaaattaatgataatgtGTACgaagatatttttatcaattatttaaaaatcaggaaaacttattttaataaaaaaaactaattgatACGAAAAACATATCagattacattttaattaaaaataacataaaggGCAGCAATTAACATGTCCGGGACAGGTCAAAAGCTTGaaacttttttcttaaacaagTAGCCAAATGGTGAATAATTAGTTTTGTATTGTGAAGTACTATGAAAGATGAACAttaatcaaaacaaataattgagTTTATAGTTAGAACATGGTCGACAACCCTTTACTTTGCTTTCAATTTGACCATTCATAAACATAAACAGATCGGTGTGTTTTCTGTGGTTCACACGAAACtcgaatattattataatttgggATAACACTTTGATAAAGTTGATTCATTATTGATGATGTTTTGTAGAAATATGTTCCTTGTTCTGGAATTATTGTACCAAAAAAATggtcctttttttttctaacaatatTCGAAGGCCATTAATCTTCCGTCTTGGTGTGTCTGTTGATGCACCAGTGGCCATGTGGTGGAAAAGTCGACATCACGCACaagaaaaataagtttaaaccTAACATAGAGCCCTAGGTAACCCAATCTATTCCAACATCAATGTTTATCTAATATTTAGTATAAAGACAAGATTTTGATATAATTGATGAGTTTCATACTCATTCTTTAAAAGTGGGAGTTTGAATTTTGTCATCCTTATACAAACTTTGTAAAGTCTATGAATAGTTTTAAGGTATGTTTAGACTCAAGAGATCTCAAAACCTGATTCACTTAGTTTCTTTCATacaagaaaaagagagacaaaGGTCCCTTTTACACACACCACCCACTTACTATTGCTAAATAGGATATATCTTTCCTTTTATTGTAGAAAGATTATAAAAGTACATGTGCTGGTGGATATTCCTATTCTATATCTTTTAgttaaattagtataattcttttttaattttataattaaattcatatgTTAATTGTATCATATTCAACCATCATGATATTATTTAAACGTATTATATGATTATCactaataattatcatttatatttttattttaagattaaatcggtaatatatttttattaaatcagTACAATTTGTAGATTTTAATTCTAAGTAAATACTGTCAAGTTGGCATATAGAATTTTAGTAGAATACATCTATCAATACTCTTTAATGTATGGTTACAGGCATGAGTTGTCAACATCTGATATCATATATggtatcatttttaatattttatgatgtCTTTCgattctaataaataaaaaatttgaagatttttattttaatagtatttaattttatttttttagcaaaaattacatttaaaatataaaaaatagtttttttttttaaatctagaATATATCATAGATTTTATGAGCTGTATATTACTTGtaacaaacatatatttaattgtCTGAAGAATTTTACTATGATACGCTACGTCACGTGGAGGAATACAGAGAGAGCTCTAAGAAGTAAAGCATCTTAGGTGGATGAGAGCATTTGAATTTATCTTGTTTAACTAAGGTTGGAAAGACATGTGAATTTGGTTTTACATTtgatttgtgtttttgtttaaaGCTTCTACAGAATTCATCACAAAAGctttttaagaacaaaaataataataaactcttttatgaaataaaattatttatgtatagattaatttgtaatttttgtataaCTCTTTGAAATTCTTAATTTGTGTACAGATAATTTTAGATATTGTAGacattttgtttcattttattcgtccttataaataagtttattgaaACAAATAGCTGTTTTTTTTTCGATTAAAAAGTCTAAAGTGTAGTTTTAAATATGTCACgtgagaaaaatatttattgattttactGATAATCGATATTTAATAAAGAATCTGTGATCAGTTTAATAGACGTCATATTTCAACTATACTTTTtatccataaatttaaaacaaagactttttcacattaatgtaatatataagTTCTATGACTTGCAACTTGTAATCTAATTTTTGTTCAAAAGTCGTTTAATGAAAAAAGTGCATTATTTCTAGTTTACTTACTCTGTTGTCTTTCAAATTAAAGCGGCTCATCAATTTGActgttgaaaataataaaaatggttattcaaattataaattaccaatcaatataatttttattataatagtagTTCAGATCCattctaaaattaaatcaatatcattAATATGTCtgacttttctttcattttttttttctaataccAACCTTTCAATGGAGAAAAATTGTGATCCCACACACCTTttcatgagaaaaaaaaaaattattctggactctataattttatttttaatcaggaaatttttttggattaaatatgtttttcatccattaagtatcacacgattttagttttagtccctactcgaaattttgatggtttttagtcttcatagttttgaaactcttattaTTAATCCTTAAAATTGGATGGCCTTAACGTTTGTTTCCTACTTGaaattttgatggtttttagtcttcatagttttgaaattcttattattaatccttaaaattggatggcgttaacttttgtttgaccTGACTAACGACCAGCCCACGTGTCACGCCACCTGGctacttttaattgacgtggcagTAAAGGTGTGGGTGGTCGACCACTCGGTCTAGTGGTCGACATGGTGGTCTTTGCCCATAATCGTTCAGTCTTTTTCCAACACGTTCGGTCTTTCATATATTGCACTCCACCCGTCAccataaccgttcggtctttgtcCAACACCGTTCGATCTTTCATATAATGAACACCATCCGTCACCATAATCATTCGGTCTTTGCCCAACATCGTTCCGTCTTTTATATAGTCTGCTTCTATTGCATTATTCTGTTGATTGTAATAGAACCCACCAGGCCGACTGACCACCACACCTCTActgccacgtcaattaaaagtagTCAGGGAAGGTGGCATCACACGTGGGCTGACCGTTAGCTACATATACTAAAAGTTAACGATATctaattttaaggactaatagtaagagtttcaaaattatgaggactaaaaaccatcaaagtttcgattagggactaaaaccaaaatcgtgtgatattTAAGggcgaaaaacatatttaacccaatttttttttctatgaagtacaatttttttttacaagtgGTTATAGCATAATCTAcacagatgaaaaaaaaaagtggtgatgagaaaaacatagaaaagaaagaaaagatgtgTATTTTAGATAAGCAAAGAAGAATCTTAGAACTTTCAACGTTGACTACTAATAATATAAGTCACAAACGCTATGTGTCATTGTAATACTTTTATCATCACGATTTTGATAAAAAAGAGTTgcattaacttattttaaaagaaaattaactaaattaaaaataataagacaaaattaagaaaaaaaatcaatatagtTGGACAAACTATTAAACTAAAAGTATAAAGTATTTTATCGAGATAAAGTAAAACTAAAACTGATTATGTAAAAACTGGtgacaaaaaaataacatacaaaATGACATATGTTACAAGAATAGGAAAAACACTCAACAGTAAAAtgaacattaattatatatttattttcggGAACATCATGATAAAAGTTGAATAAACAGTATGTTATTGCGGGGACGGTGATAACATACGTGAAGAAAATGCTAATAATGtgatcataataattattatgatgaTAATAACTATTAATGATAACATGGTAATGAAAATATCAACAATAATTGTGAATGATGATAACTATTAtgacaataaaaagaaaatcaacataAAAGGTTATATTAACTGTGGTGacgataaaataataattgttatgagaaaacaaaaataaaaaattagtgaaaataatataaaaagtttgataAATTTCTACAAGTAGAGGTTATTgtatataacataaataatgacagtaaattatatcatttttaccatcttaaatttattattattattttacttagaCATCCATTTAAAATGAACTAGCTTGTTGTTTTTTGTTCCTTTCAGATCACCTTTCAATTTCGTTGTTGTTTTTCTGCACCTTTCTCATGTGCTTTGTGATTAATTTTGGGCCCAGAATTAATTTTGGGCATTTGCATCTGAGGTCCAATGGACTTTCCTCAAGCGCACCCCTCGGTTAGCTAACCACATTACAATGGAATTTGGAACGATTTTTTCTTCATACACAATTTAAGGATGCCAAACAGGGCGAGTCCTTATAGGTCAATTTGCCAGCCTGCAGTGTCGTGACGAGcggattttatatttttaatctgttATGTTTGATTACTCAAATTAATGGACTAAAGGTAGAAATAAACggatttattcattttttaaattaaaatttataataaaaaattagtttaaaagaattttgtttttataatattatttaaaggaTGTAAATgtattgtaatttaaataattaacatttttcaattcagttacaaattaaaacttttcaatcatcaattataattaaaaaattaatatgtaaaaataattattattttgaatttatctGATTACATGcataaattaatcaattaaagttaAGATTTTCAACATGTcgtcaattaatttattttcttctaaacaTACAACAATATTGCACTCCTCTTTTTTGGTAACCATGCTTTATTGACACACCTTCTTAATACACAATTTGACATCTTGATGTAAGGTTCATCTTTTTCATCAATTTAAATGAgatcaataataataagaaaaaaacacaaacattgaatcttaaaattttgtttgaaaatggtGTGAATTCTGCTATGTGGAAACCATATTCCCCAGAGGAGAGATATTTCCTAATCTATCTTcctgaaaaaatttaaaatttaatcaccGAGTTATGGTGATTCAACGGATAACAATCACTGGTTTCAATCAGTGTGTTAAGTGCTATTGATTCGTGGTTATATATGGTCAACACTAATTAGTACACTTATCGAGGCACATATTTGATTTACAAGTTAAATCATGTTTAATATGCTTAAACCTTATAAAATTTGGGAAACAACATACATTAATTATACAGTTATCCCAGTTCGTTTCTTCGTCACCtcatacaaaattacaaaagttttaTGACTGTTAACGAAAAAAAAGAGTATAACAAGAAACTTTTGGAATACAGTTTATTTAACTAATTCCGACAtctattcaaattaatttttacgaTAAATAATCCACATGACAACTACTTTTAAACTATTTTCATGTATACCAAAGAGGATTAATTTGCCATCTATGATGAACTAGGGACTTAAAAAGCATGCAGAATGAGAAACGTTAGAAGTAGAAGGGATGCAGAAAAGCCCAAATATAAGATGGGGGCAAACAACTATGTATATGAGTACTAAAAATCTCGAGGGACGGGGAGGAAATGATAAATACAAGGGCAATAATAAAGGAGAGGCTAAAACTTATCCACTTGAGATTGTCATTATCAAACATGAACTCATTAAACATGGAGTGTAACAAAGACCCAttgagagaaaaagttgaaaagaaataatttggCAAATTGGAAACGAGATCTATTGTTCATCGAACTCGTGCATGTGATCTAAAAGGTAGTTGGCAGCCAATTCCTCATTTTTGTTACAAGCGAAGTACACCTCCAATACGATCGCACGATCAAAACCCATTGCTTCAAGCTGAAAACAAAAACCACAactcattattataaatttcagaCGACATAAGAGCTAATCAACATGTTAGCCGCTCCTGCTCCCCAGAAACAGTTGGCGTCTGTTAAAAGGTACTCACTGATAATGTCATTTAAACAAACTATAACTATCAGCATATACATCACATCCTAACAAAAAGTCAAACTTACACGTTCAATAGCTTGGCGCTCCTCAGGAGTGACAGTCACTGCTTGAGGCATGCCACCAGCCAGCTGCCCCAATATATTCCTGGAGCACATTAAATGCAAAACATAATTCAGTGAACATGCAAAAAGATAGTCAGAAAAGATAACAACACCTTCCCCTCCTATCCACACACAAAcgtaaaattacaaaaaaacatCAGATGATGATCCCTTACCCTTCGCCATCTTCCACAGGTTCATTTATCAGGCGAAGGAAATCAGCTTGATGATCTCGAATCAACCTCATAAGATGAGGATTTTGTTTGCCGAGTTCCTGTAGCATAGGCTGCAGCAAGAACAATAATCAGGGAACTATGAAGAAGACAACATATGATACAGTGATACACTACtctgagcaaagaagaaaaccTGCAATATTTGTGGATTAGCCTGCACCATAGCCCGCAAGGCTTGGAACTGAAATGCAAATGAACATAATTGAAATATCTATTTAAAACATATCTATGAAGCAAGAAATTCAGGGGTAAATGAAGAGAAAGATAATAGATACTTGTTGACTGTTGCGTAGAAAATCCAACGAGCCGGCACCAGCTGCACCAGAACCCACATTGGGAAGGCCCTGTTACACAAAGTTCAGTATACAACAACCCAAAGTTTTCATTCTCTcttcaataataaaaagtgTAATAGCTACCTGGGGAAAAAGGTCTAAGGGATTAGCATTAGGTCCAGTTGAGGTAATCGGAGCAGGTTGTGCTGTTTGTGGAGCAGCAGCGGCAGGAGGATTTGCAGGTTGAGCACCTGCAGACGCTCTGGCTACAAGAGGAGCTTCAGCTTGCTCAGGGATACCCTAACAGTGATGAatgatatttgaattaaaaagggaaagaaggcaataaaatatcacaaaacaAAACTACGATCCTCAACTTAAGTAAATAaatgtgaataaaatatttggcGGTCAAAAATCATCAATTACAGAATTTAACATCTAAAATTCACATACTGAATACAAATATTCAACAGCTCTCTCAGGGTTGTTATAGGCAGCTCGAAGAGCACGGACAACAGTATCCCTATCCCAGCTCCCTCCACCCATGTCAATAATTTGCTGAATTGTTCCCTCCAAATTGCTTCCAGCAACAAGATTGGATGCCGCCTGCCCATAGATATCAAACCCCTCCCTGCTTaacaaagaaattattttaataacaaatttaaaacaagaatcaagtaACTTGAAGAGTTCTGTCTTTCAGGATACAAAAATAACAGCAACTTTAAACTCGACATTCCACTCATGGAAGGCAACAAAATACATACACAGGAGTTCCTGAAGAAATAGAAGCAGGAGCTGGAGCCGAAGATACAGGTGCAGTAACAGTTGCTGGCCTGTCAAATTGAAATGATGCCATTGAATAGcatataacatatattaaaatagtgTAAATCGacattttaacaaataaaaaatatcctaGAAAGATTAGCCCCTCACGGTGCCTCGACTGTAGCTGGAGCTTGGGGAGCTGTTGACACTGGTGTTGTTGAAGTAGGAGGTGCACTAGTCTGTGGTGTCTGCAatgaatacataatttttaGAGAATGTTTAAATAACGGATAAAGAGATTATGCTTTTGTCTTACCATATCCATAAGAGGGTAAATCCAAAATGATAGAAACAttgcaaatatttattacattgaAAAACTGTTCTCACCTTGGTCGATGGTGCAGTTGAAGTAGTAGAACCTTCACCAGATGGGCTCTTACTCtagtatattttaaacataagaTTCTAATTTAGTGCAACATAAATTAATACAATTGTAAAACAGAATATGTAACATAATATcgtttttttctctaaaaataaataaactaaagaaaacTTTACCTTTGATAGCATAATTACAATGAAACTATTTTCAGCTACGCTATTCTCCTCTAAGGTAGTAGCATCCTTCAGAACTTTCCCTTGGTGAATTAGCATTTGCTGTGCAGCAGGATACACATCTGCACCCTGAACAGTTTCAATACTTTGCTTCACTTCAGAAACCTGAACAGAATATCCACAATCACAAATAATGTAATTGATCAGTTATTGATGTTCAGAAAAACCAGAATATCGTAGACGTGAATCACAAAGGCGATAAAATTAGAAGATGAAGCATTGGCA from the Vigna angularis cultivar LongXiaoDou No.4 chromosome 3, ASM1680809v1, whole genome shotgun sequence genome contains:
- the LOC108324868 gene encoding ubiquitin receptor RAD23c-like; protein product: MKVFVKTLKGTHFEIEVQPQDTVSEVKQSIETVQGADVYPAAQQMLIHQGKVLKDATTLEENSVAENSFIVIMLSKSKSPSGEGSTTSTAPSTKTPQTSAPPTSTTPVSTAPQAPATVEAPPATVTAPVSSAPAPASISSGTPVEGFDIYGQAASNLVAGSNLEGTIQQIIDMGGGSWDRDTVVRALRAAYNNPERAVEYLYSGIPEQAEAPLVARASAGAQPANPPAAAAPQTAQPAPITSTGPNANPLDLFPQGLPNVGSGAAGAGSLDFLRNSQQFQALRAMVQANPQILQPMLQELGKQNPHLMRLIRDHQADFLRLINEPVEDGEGNILGQLAGGMPQAVTVTPEERQAIERLEAMGFDRAIVLEVYFACNKNEELAANYLLDHMHEFDEQ